CCCATAAGGTTATCCATATACAATGAATGTTTCCTATGCGTCAGATTCTCCCGGTTGCCACCCGATTTCTTGGGACCATAGATGAGCTTTCTCTAAAATGCTCCACACCATCGGTCCTTTGCCTTCCACGTATTTTGGACGCTGGTCCTTGTATAATGCCATAAGCCGGTGCTTCTCTTCTACATATTTCAATCGATCCTCTGGATGTTGCCTCAAATAATCTCTAAAAAGCAAGTTCATCTGCTCAGAGAAACTCCCTGCTTGTCTTACATGTACATGTGTTCTCCTGCTTCCGGGCACTTCACGAAAATATCGCTTGGTATTATCGGGATTTTCTTCTCTAAATACGAAGCCGGCCGCTTCGATTTCTTGTTTGTAGTTAAGCAAACCATCATAATCAGATACGGAAATTTGTATATCTATGATCGGCTTGGCATCCAT
This window of the Paenibacillus marchantiae genome carries:
- a CDS encoding GrpB family protein gives rise to the protein MEDQWRIATYDPAWRHMFLDTGMNLREALGETAVRIDHVGSTSIVGMDAKPIIDIQISVSDYDGLLNYKQEIEAAGFVFREENPDNTKRYFREVPGSRRTHVHVRQAGSFSEQMNLLFRDYLRQHPEDRLKYVEEKHRLMALYKDQRPKYVEGKGPMVWSILEKAHLWSQEIGWQPGESDA